The genomic interval GGGTGGCTTTGCACATTCCTTCCAGATATTTCCAGTAGTCGTCTGATTCCTTATGTATCCTCTCCAGAAATTCCTTATTCTCTTCTTTTTATAGGTGGCTATATCTCCCCTGGCTCTTTATCCATTCTATGATTGGTTTTCTCTCTTTGGGACGAATGGTTATCCTCCATACTCCATTCTCTACTTCAAAGAGAGGCCAGAATCCCGTGTTTACTGCCAATTTGGAAATCTCTACTGTCTTTTCCATTGGATAGCGCCATCCCCGATGGCAGGGAACAAGGATGTTAATGAATG from bacterium carries:
- a CDS encoding pyruvate ferredoxin oxidoreductase (catalyzes the formation of acetyl-CoA from pyruvate and coenzyme A) codes for the protein FINILVPCHRGWRYPMEKTVEISKLAVNTGFWPLFEVENGVWRITIRPKERKPIIEWIKSQGRYSHL